From Nicotiana tabacum cultivar K326 chromosome 22, ASM71507v2, whole genome shotgun sequence, one genomic window encodes:
- the LOC107831163 gene encoding CLIP-associated protein gives MEEALELARAKDTKERMAGVERLHQLLEASRKSLSSSEVTSLVDVCLDLLKDNNFRVSQGALQSLDSAAVLSGEHLKLHFNALVPAVVERLGDSKQPVRDAARRLLLTLMQVSSPTIIVERAGSYAWMHKSFRVREEFARTVTSAIGLFSATELPLQRAILPPILQMLSDPNPGVRDAAISCIEEMYSQAGPQFRDELQRHHLPTMMLKDINARLEKIEPKNRLADGIPRNYSAAEVRPTSLNPKKSSPKAKSSTREVSLFGGDGDIAEKPVDPIKVYSEKELVREFEKIASTLVPEKDWSVRIAAMQRIEALVIGGAIDFPCFRGLLKQLVVPLSTQLSDRRSTIVKQACHLLSFLSQELLGDFEACAEMFIPVLFKLVVITVLVIAESADTCIKTMLRNCKVARALPRIADCAKNDRNAVLRARCCEYALLILEHWPDASEIQRSAELYEDLIKCCVADAMGEVRSIARTLYRMFARTWPERSRRLFMSFDPVIQRIINEEDGGTHRRHASPSVRERSSHFSLAPQTSASQIPGYGTSAIVAMDRTSSLPSGTSLSSGLLLSQTKPVGTGTERSLESVLHASKQKVSAIESLLKGLDISERSRSSSLDLGVDPPSSRDPPFPLAVPASNSLANALVDAPSGFSKGNNRNGGLGLSDIITQIQASKDSAKASYRSSVVHESFSANSYSARRASEKLQDRGFVEDHAELREGRRLMNSHVHRQYVESPYKDANFRDYQNNYVPNFQRPLSRKNTAGRMSASKRRSFDDSQLPLGEMSSYVDGPASLSDALSEGLSPSSDWNARVAAFSYIRSLLQQGPRGIPEIIQSFEKVMKLFFQHLDDPHHKVAQAALSTLADLIPACRKPFESYMERILPHVFSRLIDPKESVRQPCSTTLEIVSKTYGIDSLLPALLRSLDEQRSPKAKLAVIEFSIGSFNKHPSNSEGAGNSGILKLWLAKLTPLVYDKNTKLKEAAISCIISVYTHFDATGVLTFILSLSVEEQNSLRRALKQYTPRIEVDLMNFLQNKKERQRSKYDPSDVVGTSSEEGYIGASKKSHLFGRYSGGSVDNDGVRKWNSVPDSTYMTSSIGHSLSDDTQDFYRDVETGSNSDLPVSKALALTANQSDGLWDNPQECNYDSLKMEHTSTPHLEVNGLVDSEHLGVAVGVGADKESDLGLNHLKLSSLKINSTPATGPSIPQILHTICNGSDESCAANKHGALEQLVEAVANDQSIWNKYFNQILTAVFEVLDDSESSLRELALSLIVEMLKNQRDAMEDSVEVVIEKLLNATKDVALKVANEAEHCLTMVLSLYDPFRCLSVVVPLLVTEDEKTLVTCINCLTKLVGRFSQEELMSQLPSFLPALFDAFGNQSADVRKTVVFCLVDIYIMLGKAFLPYLEGLNSTQLRLVTIYANRISQARTGTPIDANRS, from the exons ATGGAGGAGGCACTGGAATTGGCACGTGCCAAGGACACGAAGGAGAGAATGGCGGGCGTAGAACGACTGCACCAACTTCTCGAAGCTTCTCGAAAGAGCCTCTCTTCTTCGGAAGTCACTTCTCTTGTGGATGTTTGCTTAGATCTTCTGAAAGACAACAACTTTAGGGTCTCTCAGGGTGCTTTACAATCGCTCGATTCCGCCGCTGTACTCTCCGGTGAACACTTGAAGCTTCACTTCAATGCACTTGTACCTGCCGTCGTTGAAAGATTAGGCGATTCGAAACAGCCCGTTAGAGATGCTGCTAGACGATTGTTGCTTACTTTGATGCAG GTTTCTTCACCAACTATCATTGTTGAGAGAGCAGGGTCTTATGCTTGGATGCACAAAAGCTTCAGAGTTCGAGAAGAATTTGCTCGCACTGTTACATCAGCAATTGGTCTTTTTTCAGCAACTGAGCTGCCCCTTCAACGGGCCATTCTTCCTCCT ATTCTGCAAATGTTGAGTGATCCTAATCCTGGTGTTAGAGATGCAGCCATATCATGTATTGAG GAGATGTATTCACAGGCTGGACCTCAGTTTCGTGATGAGCTTCAGCGCCATCATCTTCCTACCATGATG CTAAAAGATATTAATGCCAGACTAGAGAAGATTGAGCCCAAAAATCGATTAGCAGATGGAATTCCAAGAAACTATTCAGCTGCTGAGGTGAGACCCACTAGTCTTAATCCCAAGAAAAGCAGCCCGAAGGCTAAAAGTTCAACAAGAGAGGTATCTCTTTTTGGAG GGGATGGTGATATTGCAGAAAAACCTGTCGATCCAATTAAAGTGTACTCAGAGAAGGAGCTGGTAAGGGAATTTGAGAAGATTGCTTCTACCCTTGTGCCAGAGAAGGATTGGTCTGTCCGTATCGCTGCTATGCAAAGAATTGAAGCTCTTGTTATtggag GTGCAATTGATTTTCCTTGTTTCCGTGGACTTCTGAAGCAACTTGTTGTCCCTTTGAGCACACAGTTATCTGACCGGAGATCCACCATTGTCAAACAG GCTTGCCATTTGTTAAGCTTCTTATCCCAAGagcttttgggagattttgaggcATGTGCCGAGATGTTCATTCCA GTTCTTTTCAAGCTTGTTGTGATAACTGTTCTCGTAATTGCAGAATCTGCTGATACCTGCATAAAAACG ATGTTGCGCAACTGCAAAGTTGCTCGTGCACTTCCTCGAATAGCTGATTGTGCAAAGAATGATCGGAATGCAGTCCTTCGTGCAAG ATGCTGTGAGTATGCACTTCTAATCCTGGAACATTGGCCTGATGCTTCTGAGATACAACGTTCAGCAGAACTCTATGAAGACCTTATAAAGTGTTGTGTAGCAGATGCAATGGGTGAG GTACGATCAATTGCAAGAACTTTGTACAGAATGTTTGCAAGAACTTGGCCTGAACGTTCCAGGCGTTTGTTTATGTCCTTTGATCCTGTTATCCAAAGG ATCATAAATGAGGAAGATGGTGGAACTCACAGACGACATGCTTCACCTTCTGTTCGAGAGAGGAGTTCACACTTCTCACTTGCGCCTCAAACATCTGCTTCGCAAATTCCTGGTTATGGAACATCTGCAATAGTGGCTATGGATAGAACTTCCAGTTTGCCTTCAGGCACGTCCCTCTCCTCTGGGCTACTCCTGTCACAAACAAAACCTGTGGGTACTGGCACAGAACGTAGCTTGGAAAGTGTACTTCATGCCAGCAAACAGAAAGTTTCTGCTATAGAAAGCTTGCTCAAAGGTCTGGATATATCTGAGAGAAGTCGATCCTCTAGTTTGGATCTAG GAGTTGACCCACCATCGTCCCGTGATCCACCATTTCCTCTTGCTGTTCCTGCGTCGAATAGTCTTGCTAATGCTTTGGtagatgcaccatctggtttctcTAAAGGTAATAATCGCAATGGTGGATTGGGTTTGTCCGATATCATTACTCAGATCCAGGCCTCGAAAGATTCTGCTAAAGCATCCTATCGAAGTAGTGTGGTTCATGAATCCTTTTCAGCTAATTCTTATTCGGCAAGAAGGGCTTCTGAAAAACTACAAGATAGAGGATTTGTTGAAGATCATGCTGAACTGAGGGAAGGTAGGAGGTTAATGAACTCGCATGTTCACAGACAATATGTAGAGTCACCATACAAAGATGCTAACTTTAGGGATTATCAGAATAATTACGTTCCAAACTTTCAACGTCCTCTATCAAGAAAGAACACAGCAGGAAGAATGTCTGCTAGCAAGAGGAGGAGCTTTGATGACAGTCAGCTCCCACTAGGAGAAATGTCAAGTTATGTGGATGGACCCGCTTCACTAAGTGATGCATTAAGTGAGGGTCTGAGTCCTAGTTCAGATTGGAATGCTAGGGTTGCTGCATTTAGCTATATCAGGTCTTTGCTACAACAGGGGCCTAGAGGTATTCCAGAAATCATTCAGAGCTTCGAGAAGGTTATGAAATTATTTTTCCAGCACCTTGATGATCCCCATCATAAAGTTGCACAGGCAGCTCTGTCAACCCTTGCAGATCTTATTCCAGCTTGCAGAAAACCATTTGAAAGTTACATGGAGAGGATTTTGCCCCATGTTTTCTCACGGCTAATTGATCCCAAGGAATCAGTGAGGCAGCCTTGCTCAACTACATTAGAAATTGTAAGCAAAACATATGGTATAGATTCCCTTTTGCCAGCTTTGCTCCGTTCATTGGATGAACAGCGTTCTCCAAAGGCCAAGCTTGCTGTAATTGAGTTTTCAATTGGCTCTTTTAACAAGCATCCTTCGAATTCTGAAGGTGCTGGAAATAGTGGCATCCTCAAGTTATGGCTTGCTAAGTTGACACCACTAGTCTATGATAAAAACACCAAACTGAAAGAAGCAGCTATTTCATGCATTATATCAGTGTACACACACTTTGATGCAACAGGGGTTTTGACTTTTATTCTTAGCTTATCAGTTGAAGAACAAAATTCCTTGAGACGGGCACTTAAACAGTATACCCCTCGTATAGAGGTGGATTTGATGAATTTTCTACAGAATAAGAAGGAAAGGCAACGTTCCAAGTATGATCCATCTGATGTTGTTGGAACATCTTCTGAAGAGGGATATATAGGAGCTTCAAAGAAAAGTCATCTATTTGGAAGGTATTCTGGTGGTTCAGTTGATAATGATGGTGTCAGAAAGTGGAACTCTGTTCCAGACTCGACCTATATGACTAGCTCCATAGGTCACTCTTTGTCTGATGATACTCAAGACTTCTATCGTGATGTTGAAACTGGTTCCAACTCCGATCTTCCTGTTTCAAAAGCTTTGGCCCTTACCGCTAATCAGAGTGACGGATTGTGGGATAATCCGCAGGAATGTAATTACGACAGCTTAAAGATGGAGCACACTTCCACTCCCCATCTGGAGGTTAATGGGTTAGTTGACTCGGAGCATCTAGGGGTAGCTGTGGGTGTTGGAGCTGATAAGGAATCTGATTTGGGACTTAATCACCTGAAACTTTCTTCTCTGAAGATAAACTCAACTCCAGCAACTGGACCAAGCATTCCTCAAATTCTTCATACG ATCTGTAATGGCAGTGATGAAAGTTGTGCTGCCAACAAGCATGGTGCACTTGAACAACTAGTTGAAGCTGTTGCCAATGATCAATCTATATGGAATAAG TACTTCAATCAGATATTGACTGCTGTATTCGAGGTGCTAGATGATTCTGAGTCTTCATTAAGAGAACTTGCTCTATCTCTGATAGTCGAAATGTTGAAGAATCAG AGAGATGCTATGGAGGATTCAGTTGAGGTTGTAATTGAAAAACTGCTCAACGCAACCAAGGATGTTGCCCTGAAA GTTGCAAATGAAGCCGAGCATTGTTTAACTATGGTGTTGTCCTTGTATGACCCATTTAGATGCTTAAGT GTTGTTGTTCCTTTGCTTGTCACCGAAGATGAGAAGACTCTTGTAACTTGTATTAACTGTTTGACAAAG CTTGTGGGGAGGTTTTCCCAGGAAGAATTGATGTCTCAGCTACCCTCGTTCTTACCTGCCCTGTTTGATGCTTTTGGAAACCAGAGTGCAGATGTTCGCAAG ACTGTTGTGTTCTGTTTGGTTGACATATACATCATGCTCGGCAAAGCATTTTTGCCATACTTGGAAGGGCTGAACAGCACACAGTTAAGATTGGTGACTATTTATGCAAATAGAATATCACAGGCCAGAACAGGTACTCCTATAGATGCGAACCGCAGTTAG